A genomic stretch from Chiloscyllium punctatum isolate Juve2018m chromosome 40, sChiPun1.3, whole genome shotgun sequence includes:
- the nog2 gene encoding noggin-2, which yields MELPQYMLSCFCMLLLQHGLCQPYLHLRPVPSDSLPVVDIIEHPDPDNDPKDNDLDERALRKKLGSHFDPNFMSITLPQLDDSPSRDPNSRFKPLGAMPNDIKRLDLSETPYGRKMKLGKKARRKFQQWLWSYTYCPVMYTWKDLGGRFWPRFVKEGNCYNERSCSFPEGMLCKPVKSISKTFLRWYCQGWSKPKYCTWIPVQYPVISECKCSC from the coding sequence ATGGAGCTGCCACAGTATATGCTAAGCTGCTTCTGCATGCTGCTACTGCAGCACGGACTCTGCCAGCCTTATCTGCACCTCCGGCCCGTCCCCAGTGACAGTTTGCCCGTGGTGGACATTATCGAACACCCGGACCCAGACAACGATCCCAAGGACAACGATCTGGACGAACGGGCTTTGCGGAAGAAGCTCGGCAGCCACTTCGATCCCAACTTCATGTCCATCACTCTGCCCCAACTGGACGACTCTCCGTCCCGGGACCCGAACTCCAGGTTCAAACCGTTGGGCGCCATGCCCAACGACATCAAGAGGTTGGATTTGTCCGAGACCCCTTATGGGAGGAAAATGAAGTTGGGTAAAAAGGCCAGAAGGAAGTTCCAGCAATGGCTTTGGTCCTACACATACTGTCCGGTGATGTACACATGGAAGGACCTGGGAGGCCGCTTCTGGCCTCGATTTGTTAAAGAAGGCAACTGTTACAACGAGAGGTCCTGTTCATTCCCCGAAGGGATGCTGTGTAAACCTGTCAAATCCATTAGCAAGACTTTCTTAAGGTGGTATTGCCAAGGATGGTCAAAACCCAAGTACTGCACGTGGATACCTGTCCAATATCCAGTCATTTCCGAGTGCAAGTGTTCTTGTTAA